A region of the Notolabrus celidotus isolate fNotCel1 chromosome 18, fNotCel1.pri, whole genome shotgun sequence genome:
agtctgctgttttgttttatagatTGCCAGAAAATGATCCCAttatcacaagaaaacaaactttgatATCCTGAAATAGTGTGATGAATTCATCTGTTATAATAAGAAAACCTGTATTATTAATATGTTGAGATCTCGAGGAAACAACCAGAAATCGTCTTCACTAGACAGTggggaaaataaaatgtatggatgaATGTCTGCTCAGGGCTTTTGTACTGATATAATTAATATTAGGTTCATTGCTCATTGTTGGCATtactttaaagctactgtagggagtttttagcttgttattaaacagactaaaattaacATTGATGTCTTTCTATGACCTTCGAAAGTAAACAAGATCATAGAAAGACATGACTGATAATTTCTATATTGAAATTTGTAATGCCTTTAGCTACTGTGAGGGTTTAGGTGTCAAACCAGGTGATTGATAGCATGCTGAAGAAAAAACTCTCTTTTTACTTTGTCCACAGCAAACAGTCTCAGGAAGTAGGAAGTAGggtgacttttttttgtcagaaaactgtTCTTACACGTGTTTAGGAcatgaaaaagaacaaagaaaaaagaggtaTAACTTAATCAAACAGGGTCACCATATCAGCATGAACTTccaagttcctcacaggagctgcatacattttttaaacacaatttCACTAAATAATGCCCATAGTGTGTTTCCGGTTGAACATGACATTGTCAACGCAAATCTAAGCCACCTGTGTTCCCACTGTTAAAGTGTTTGTGGTCTTCTTTTATGCAGAAGAAGTATCGTCAGCTACCAGACAGCCTGAGGTTCACCTCAGTGGCTGATTCTCCTGACATTGTCCATGCCAAGACAAGCTATCAGCAGTGCAGTGAGGTAAGGGGGATAAACATACATAGGGAATGATTCAAAGCCTCATTCTGTTTCAAGGAACTTCTGTTGTTCTACAAAAATTGTAATTTATGTCCTGTTTGTGTATTCACACTATAGAGGCTGTACAAATCTGGGAGGAATGACGACATGCATAAATACACCTTACACCCAGATGATCCCGACTTTGTCAGAGCCAAGGTTAACGCCCAGCAGATCAGTGATGTAAGGCAAAAACTCACAATGTCAAATACAAGcaacagtttttaaatttttgtGGAAAATGATACCCATATTGCCCACTTTATGAcatctttattttcataaatCTCATCCCATGAAGAAAGTTTACAAGTCTTCTGGAGAGCAAGTTAAGACATCGGGCTTTGACTTGAGGCTGGATGCTATTCCCTTCCAAACCGCTAAGGCCTCCAGAGAAATTGCCAGTGACGTGAGTTCAAGCGATGCTTCAATTTGTTGCTAGATTTTAGTTCCTCTAGTCTTTGTGAAACATCCCTAAACATTCCTAAAGCATGAGTAACATTCCCCTACATTGtacctgattttttttaatgtaaaggaATAGTAACTTAAAACTtcaaaactgtgaaatgaaCTGCCTTTTTTACTCTTACAGTTCCGTTACAAAGAGTCTCATCTGAAGGAGAAGGGTCAGCAGGTGGGGTTGCGTTGTGTGGAGGACGACCCCAAAATGGTGCACTCTCTGGCAGCCAGCAAACTCCAGAGCAACCTGGAGTACAAACGCCAGTCTAAAGAGGATCAGGGCCACTTCAAAATGCATGCAGACCAGCCAGAGTTCCTGCTCGCCAAGAAGAGTCAAGCTCAGGCCAGTGACCTCACCTACCGCCAGAAACTCCACGACTACACCTGTGACTCAGAACAGCTCAATATGAAGCACGCCAAGCAGGCCTACAAGCTGCAGAGTGATGTAAGTCAGAGTGCATGTAAAGTATCGTCCATGCATGTGGTGCCATTGTGCTCTATGGTAATAACTTTATGACAGATTGGCATTTTACAAAGTCACTAAGCACCACactctacagtgtttaaaatacttaaaataaatgagaaaccttgaatgagaaggtgtttccaaacttttgactggtggtgtATTTCTGTTAAAACCCACCTTAAAGGCTTGAGCCCTATGATATCAATGCACCAACCTTATGATTGCTCCCCTTTGTTACAGGTGAACTATAAGTCAGATCTGAACTGGATGAAAGGAGCGGGCTGGACCCCTCCAGGCTCCCACAAGGCCGAGCTCGCCCGCCGGGCTGCAGAGCTTGGATTTGCTGAGGGAGTCACCACAGACGAGGCTATTGCAAATTATCAGCACATGATGATGGTGAGGGAACGTGAATTCCCCAAGAATAAATGATTCATGTAAAATCTGCTATGTAGGTTTTTTTCAAAACTCCTCAACTTTGTTCTTTCAGCtgcatcatcagcagcagatgGAGCAGCAACAGCAAAACCAGCAGACTTCAGAGCAGGTGGAGACAAGCGAGGAGGTTCATACTGGCGTCAACATGGACGCCATGGAGGTTCTTCATGTCAAGAGGAAGAAGACCTCTCAGACCATCCAGAAAAAGGCCACTACCACTACCACAACCTCAACCTCGTTCAAATCTATGGAGAAGAAGTCCAGCACCTCCTCGTCTTCGTCATCAGCTGCCGTCCAGAACACAGTGAAGGCATCTATGTCGAGTACAGCAGCTGCGATAAAGGATGCATAGATTTGAGACTATTTTATTTAGATGATAGCATTTGAGATTGTCATATTTAAGGAAGTGTTGTTAATTTTTACCAAATGGAATAAGTTACAGGAGCAGACTACGATAAAATGATTGGATCTCAGGAGTATTATGAGATACGACATTGATGTAAAACAGGTAGAGCAGGAGCGACCACTAGTTGAAAATGTAGTTTGAATGAGTACAAAGGGGATGAAGTAAGTTGAACAAGTGTGGACTGGTCAAGTTAGTCAAAGGAAATGTCAGTGTATGTGTTTAGCAGAAGGGAATACAGAGAGAAACTATAATTTAAGATAGAATTGAAGGTGGTTGTGATGCTTGATTGAAATCTCCAAATGGGCAGATCCACTGAAAGCATCAAGAATAACAAAACTGAATTCAGGTTGACTAAAAGTAGAACTGTTTGAATTATGAAATGGAAAGTCTGTTCCGGTTTTGTACattcagggggggggggggggggggggggggttcactAAGAATGCATTGCAGTCGCTAATAGCACCAATAATTGGGCATCATTTGCCCCCActatctgctctgtctcaaggcctcattcacaaaacaaaatactCTACTGATATTTGAGCACAGAAACGGCCACACCGTTCTCCAGCTCTGTGTagtttgctccagttttgcGTTTTTTTTGCGCTGTCATCCTTACAGCACATAATTATATCCATATATACTCTATGAGGGGCTGGCTGGAGGGAGTAAGTCCTTGCTGTTTTCTTGTGGAGTTGATTAATGACTAATGTGGAACAAATGTACTGTTCATATCCAGCTTACTTCTGGAGCGAGCCAGCGAAGAGCAGCTTGTTCAGATGAGGGATAAAACACTCCATTGTGCATAATGGCACAGGTTGCATATGGAAGGGGTTGAGCCAGACAGCCCCAGACTGATTTAATCCCTGATCATTATTGAAATAGTAATGTCAAATAAACATTTACAGACTTTGTGTACAGATATAATATTATTAGGTCATCCAGAGGTGGAATTGTTGTCATGGTCGCTTGATAGTGAGAGACTGCAGTGCAAATACCACCAGATCTCAGCAGACTGTAAAAAGGTCACTTATGGCATTTTTCCATCGCAGGAACTtaaccccggaactagggactttacccctgaactacatgcgtttcgaccagaggaaccagggtctaaatttagttcaggggtagataatctcccccctgaaaagcccctgtttggggggtagtacttttcaaaggtcctgggactttcggtggTACGAAACGtagtttgtggagtttacacagttgttgaaacacagagggacttCCTgagaatgcatactagtttagctttttattaagatttcaaaatattatttaatatacatttttttctccatacgtcactggcctgatttgcacaatcttcccgggacttcagcccgcgctcgaaacgcagacaacaatgggggcaaaggaaccttttagttccgggtagtagttctgggggctaaaaggcgccggaactcttggtcgaaatgcatcaACTGCAAGTGGCTGTTTGTTGCGAGCGTACAGTGTCTTTTTCAATGGGGCTCGTTTGCATAGAAAGGGACAACTTTTTCTCCAAGTCAATGCTTAATGGCTCATTGAAATGCATGATAACAACTGGCTCAAAGAGACTATTTGCTCGGCAGTGCATTTTAtggagcatttaaccctttgtgcatGCTTTGTGAATTGGACAATGTCTTTCACAAAAGCTACGCAATCCCTTTGTGCATCAGTGTGTTTAGAAGTTCTGAGGCTGGATAGGAGAATACCACATGCCTCATGGTTATcagttgatttttttattggttGTATTATATAAGATAAGACACAGGCGAACCTTGTAGCAGCCATGTAAAAACATGCAGTCTTCTTAAGAAGTCTGCCAATATAGTGCACTTTGAGCAAGGCTCAGTGAGTAATCGTTTAGTCATAATGAAATGATATGTGCCCTCCATTTTGTCTGGCAGGTTCAGCTTTGTGAGTTTGTATCAGGTTCTATTTAAACTCAAAGCTGGGCTGGGAGTAAATGCTTGGTTTTATTGCTGATTGAATAAACAGTTTTTTCAAGGCAAACTAAGATTAAGCGTGTTTTCATTTCCATTTCTGTAGATTTTAGTTTTAGCTCATCTTGCTTTTAATCCAGTCAAGGAATGTGTGGACGTTGGCATAGACACCAGGCTTGTTCTTCATAGCACAGCCAATGCCCCAGCTCACCACACCACTGACATAGTGTGTGCCGTTCTGCTCACACACCAACGGTCCTCCTGAGTCGCCCTGTAGAGTCAGAAAGAGCAGGTTGAGAAACTTGTGTTTTAAGGATGAATGAATCTTGTGCATGTGGAACATTGTTATGGTTGGATCATTTTTCTAGTCCCATGTGAATGTATTGGATTTCCTCACATTAATAATCATACACACCTGGCAGGAGTCAGTGCCACCCCGCAAAACCCCAGCACAGAGCATGGTGTTGTCCAGCACAGGTCCATAAACCTCAGGACGACTGCATCTCTCTTGAGAAATCATGAACACTCGAGCGTTCAACAGCTGGGGGCTGTAATTTGTCCCTGAAAGGTGAAAGAGAACTTGAGATAAGAAAATAGACTGCAGTATGAAAAACAATGGGGAAAATATTAGTTTATTTTGGCTGAATTACCTTACCTGAAAGAGTTACCTTAAAGAATGTCAGCATTAAGCcaatacaaaatacaacatgTCCACTAAATTTTGAGAAAACAAGAACATACTTAATGGCATAAAGACTGACAAGTGCTGGTGTAGTGTGGCTGTTGTAAGCTTACTAGCTTGTTTAGCTCTACAACTAGTAACAGTTTTTACTGAAATGTGTGACTGGCGAAAACACTAAGACTTTTGACACTGATAATTATTGTtctatttcataaaaaaaaaaagtgatactTTGCTACATATCATGAGAAAACTTTGCATTATTTTCCGGTAtaggggagaatggggttggttgtcacacgggttggttggcacacttgttatatctcgccaccagagggcgctgtctctcaaattggggtatggacattttcagaactaggatcagagctcacctacatagtcttctctggaataagacagctgaacttgaggtgagaggactttttgtgtttttcatgtcaaattgtaaatattcagctcctcagtatttttcttctaggcttttaaacgatgggtttataacaaaacaagtgttacccttacaaagtgtgaggggaaagctatagtttagatttgtattagctagctaagtagttgttagatggttgttagccttgatgctcgcaaaaaaaatccagttggggttggtcgtcacattctctttggggttggttgtcacaggtaaaaaccaacccctatgttggcaaaatcatgcatggtgaaattagttggagtgtgcagaccctatatttgccatcactgtaactcagacagtgactgcatgtagcctagttgagtcggccattattgttaggcctatttgttttgttctttatgttgttatataggctggactaaagatgtgtttcctgttcatgttccttgctcattttatgttaaaatgcattaattaATGTAGGCCTAttacttgtcagtgcaattaaactttcaaatttagttctgccttcttgcctttttaaatatttttcccattaaaataccattctgacaaccaaccccatagtgtgtgacaaccatccccatgatggggttggttgtcacaatgtgtcacagtgtctttgatagttaattgcctctttgttacaatgagttggaaaatgagagggatacacatttcaagccaacaccttgcgcttcaatttaatgtaggaatgactattgaaagatgttttgatgataagcaatcatcaaaacagtaaaaagtgtgaccaccaaccccattCTCCTGTACTAGATGTGTTTTAGAGATGAACGATAGATTGATTTGTGGTAATTGAATAATGACATCAGTGTTGCCTGAGTTTCACCTTATACTCAAACTTTGTAACAGAGAATCTATGTTACACAGTGGATGTGAGAGGGTTATACACAAGTTCATTACATCAGTCATCTCTGATGATGTCCCTTACAGCTGATTCAAAATGCTGATGCATGTCTACTGATTGGAAAGAAACAAGGAGCTCACATCATGCCTGTACtggcttctcttcactggcttcctgtcagtaTCAGGATTTAGTTTAAGATTTTGctagttgtttttaaaaaaattcacgGCCTGGCACAACCATACCTGTCTGAGCTGTGGTACTAACATGCTCCAGCTAGAGCACTAAAGTCAACACACCAGGGGCTTTTTGATGTTCCAAGATCCAggttgtacagcactttggtcaactgaggctGTTGTAAATGAGCTATGAAAATAAACTTTGACTCAACGTTTTCTAAAGATGTAATCTTAGTTAGGGCTTTAAAATGTTGTACTTTGGCCAATGTTGATCCAATGATTTTGCAGCTTATCTCAAATCAGGGACTTCAGCCTTGTTCCATCAATTTGAACTCACCTGTTCCCACATATTTTGGAAATGCAACTAAGTCTACCACAATCATCAGTTTCTATGACGTGAAAGAAGTTTTGATAAAAAGTTAATTACATGCATCTGTAGCACCATATCCTGAGATCACACACTCCTTTCCAGGAGGGAAGTTCTCTTCTGGTAGACACGCTGCTCTCACAAAGCGCGTTTCTCTGGCACAGTTAGGGCCATCCATCGATTTGAGTTTGACTAGAGCTGCACAGGAATAAAGCACATGTGTTATTCAACATTAATCATTTGATTTGTAAATTAATCTATTCTTGGCctttaaactattattaaaacTGCCAagaataatagttataatattGTCATTCCTGTTTATGCTCTACATAGATTACAAATGACTGTATTTCCTTAATGTTACAAACCAATGTCACTGTAAAAAGCCTCAGGAGATGGGTTGTAGTTCTCATGAACAAAGGTTTCTATCACTGGAATGGCCTGGTCCATCTCCTCTGGTTTGTTTAAGTTTACTCCTCCAATCGCCACTTggtattcattttcatttgaactgaaatgacaataataatatgaaTTACACAGTTAAGCTGAAGAATAAAGATGGCTTTAAAaggcatgaaaataaaatatatgatttACATGCAGTGTGCAGCAGTGAGAACCCAGCAGGAAGACAGAAGGATCCCACCACAGTCGTGTCTGAAATCCAATTGAGAGTTTCTGGGTCTCTTTTGTAGAGAAACCTGCCAGGGGTGAGCACCTGGGAAAGACTTGGTGCCTCCATAAATCCTGCCAGTGCGAACAGGTTGGGTACCCCAATCTATTTTACCACACTGAGAGAAAGAGGCTGGGCCTGGTGGTGGTTGGACTGGAGGCAGGGGTGGTGCTGGAGGGGCTGTAGCTGAGGAGTGAGAAAATGTGGGCATGAAGTACATATAGTATATACCTGCAGACCCAGCATCATGGGATTGGTGTATAGTGCTGTCATTGGTGCTGATGTCACTAGTACTATGTCTCGGTGTTACTGACTTTCAGCCCAATCAAAGTGATCTACAATGCACGGTCTATGGTGTATAGTGCAAAGTGAATTACTGCATTTCTGTGCATGTTACTAGTTAAGTGCTCAAAATCTGGGAGCTAAGTGAAGTTCAGAAACCAAGAGGTTTGATTAAGTCCCTTGATTATTCTAAGGTGTGTTTGGTGTTTATCATTGATCAAACCAATCAGAGTGTCTTCTCTCATTCCTATTGAGAGCGCAGTGCGCCTGCAGGCAGACGTGATACTATTTACACAGCAGCCCGTGCTAAAGCTGTTAATTGGTTATTATGtgttgaaattattttaaaaaaagaagtcaaactATAACTTTTAatacttattttaaatgtgtaaaatgtattttatagcTTTCTTCTGAAGGACTTTGTTAAGCATTTTGCCATTAATAAAGTATCTTATTTGAACTGGAGCACAAAGAACAAGTACTTTAAtgctctaataataataataataataataataataataatataaaatacatggTACTTAAGCATATAAAAATTCAGGCGTTATGATGTTCCTGACTTTGGCTTGAGAAAAACTTTCTCTCACTGGACTACTTAGAATTTTAATGATGACCCCTGGTATAAACAGCACTACATTTCTTCactcatttatctatttataagtatgtgcatgtatgtgcctgtatgtgtgcgtgcgtgcgtgtgtgtgtgtgtgtgtgtgtgtgtgtgtgtgtgtgtgtgtgtgtgtgtgtgtgtgtgtgtgtgtgtgtgtgtatgtgtgtgtgtgtgtgatcacctCCAGAGCACTTCTTGATATTGCAGTATTCCCAGTCCAGGCTGGAAGAACCTTTGACAAAACACCAAGGTCTATCATCCCCATCTGGATTCCTAAAATGTATATTACATAATAAAAATACTTctcacaaagaaaaagaagacaaagcatGATTGAATAAGCTTATGTCGTTTAAAAATAGCTGAATTTGTTGTGTTGTACCAACAACACATATGGATCTGGTCAATGGCAAAAATGAAACGGTCGAGTTCCTGTTTACACTTATTTCAGAAATTGTTTAGTCCGCAAGACTGCTAATGCAGCAATGAGCGGGGACCTTTGCATGTTTGGATCCTCAAAACTGCCTTTTAATTGGCACACTTTGTCAAAGTCTGTTACTAGGCAGAAACCAATGGACCTCTGCACTGATGGTGTTCAGGCCCTgatcaaaacagaacaaaatgtataccatacaaaaataaaacagacacaaaatcaCACACCGTAATAAATTTAGACCAGAGACTTGTATGAAATATTTCAGTAAATGATTATACTGTGCCTATCCATTGATTTCTATGGAGTGGGGTGGCCCCTTGGTGGGCCTGGAATGTATTGCAGGTGGGCTTAGAATATTGTAATGTGTATGTGGATCGATAATTTATCTGTACTGCATTGACGTCAGCCCAGTTTCATCTGAAGATGTTCTGGctgtagtaaaaaatattggtaAGTCAGCACCGAATTTTACCCACAAATATGTTACATTGTTGGATGATTAAAAGTTCTGATAAGACCCAGAATATTTTTTGATTTTAGATTAAAACTAGTGTGATGTTAACTTTTTTGAACTCATGGAAATTTGGAATCCAAAAACAGGCTAGACCTACaggtctcttctttttttttttttacttcagagTCCTTCATGGCTAATATTCCCCTTCTCCATCTCTGGGTGCACAAAGAACTACCCAATTCTTCACCTGTATGGACAATTATTTTCCACAAACTTGTAGtaaactaaataaatgaaatgtacctttaaattaaaaaaagaagccattacatttagaaaaaatgtTTGCCTCTACCTGCAGAGGTTGCTTTCCAGCCCAGTAAAGTCTGAGTATGAGGCGAAAGGATCGTCCCCAGCTGCTAGAATGGAGTATGAGTTCCAGTCCATACATTCCCTCCCGTCTTCTGTCTCAGTGACATTACCTCTATATGACTCCCCATTCCCCTCATAGCAGTCAGTAGGTACTAGGAGAGAAGATTAAAAGTGAACACAAAATCTCAATAAAATACTGTAACACTTAAaggcacacttttttttaatcattattactTTAGCATTGGAACTGAAAACAACACTgacaatgagaaaaaaacatactgAGGACTCATGTAATAGATCAATATGtgatgtttggtttgtttgtttttgtctctatgAACtttggaagtgtgtgtgtgtgtgtgtgtgtgtgtgtgtgtgtgtgtgtgtgtgtgtgtgtgtgtgtgtgtgtttgtgtgtgtgtgtgtgttttttttttatgtatgacTTGGCTGAGTCTGTCTTTTAGAAAGTCCCTACCATTTTGGCAGAACTTCCCAGTGAATCCAGTAGGGCAAGCACAGCCAAAACGTTTGTTCCCTTTCATACAGGATCCTCCATTCTGGC
Encoded here:
- the LOC117830517 gene encoding hyaluronan-binding protein 2-like codes for the protein MLAAGTLLIGLCLLGVQRNEANDDILFYIGDKLYHCSKRDIDYGFDATDAPNHALDTDDWLFDLIDDSSVCDPNPCFNGASCQAETAGQFVCFCPEPYMGKRCQKVRNICENVKCGHGDCVKLNQAPYYECKCKPPYSGPDCKALPSSPCEPNPCQNGGSCMKGNKRFGCACPTGFTGKFCQNVPTDCYEGNGESYRGNVTETEDGRECMDWNSYSILAAGDDPFASYSDFTGLESNLCRNPDGDDRPWCFVKGSSSLDWEYCNIKKCSGATAPPAPPLPPVQPPPGPASFSQCGKIDWGTQPVRTGRIYGGTKSFPGAHPWQVSLQKRPRNSQLDFRHDCGGILLSSCWVLTAAHCISNENEYQVAIGGVNLNKPEEMDQAIPVIETFVHENYNPSPEAFYSDIALVKLKSMDGPNCARETRFVRAACLPEENFPPGKECVISGYGATDAWTNYSPQLLNARVFMISQERCSRPEVYGPVLDNTMLCAGVLRGGTDSCQGDSGGPLVCEQNGTHYVSGVVSWGIGCAMKNKPGVYANVHTFLDWIKSKMS